The following DNA comes from Nitrospira sp..
CGGAGAGAATACCTATGTCTTCCAGCTCTTCGTGGCCGGCAACGAGTCCAATTCGACGCAAGCCAGAGATAACCTGGCCAGACTCTGCAAGGAACACCTCACGGGGCGGCACAAGATCACCATCGTAGACGTGCTGAAAGACGCCGCGACCGCGTACACCCATCATGTGCTGGTGACCCCCACCTTGATCCTGATCAAGCCTCTGCCCAAGGTTCTTCTATTGGGCAACCTCAGCGATACGCGGCATGTGCTTGCCGCGCTCAGACTGATCGGTGGTGAGCAATGAGGCCCCGGAAACCGCCGCTCCGCAAACCGCAGATCAAGGGAGCAGCGGCAGAGGAGTTGGTTCACGCGCTGAGGACTCACCAGGTGGACGCCATCGTCGGCGAGCGCCACATCATGCTGGTCCGTTTGAAGCAGGCGGAAGAGAACCTCGAGCTGTCGCGGAACCAGCTGCGCGCCCTCACCGCAAGTCTGTTGTCCACACGGGAGCATGAACGGACCGTCATTGCCCGGGAGATCCATGATGAG
Coding sequences within:
- a CDS encoding circadian clock KaiB family protein, whose translation is MMKSCSLKTRRTAPAGENTYVFQLFVAGNESNSTQARDNLARLCKEHLTGRHKITIVDVLKDAATAYTHHVLVTPTLILIKPLPKVLLLGNLSDTRHVLAALRLIGGEQ